A genome region from Desulfomonile tiedjei includes the following:
- a CDS encoding NAD-dependent deacylase, with protein MEALIAQTAEKLAKAKNAVALTGAGVSTESGIPDFRSPGGLWTKIDPGEFSIDRFLQNPSRFWRLHLELKMSGDFDMASAEPNPAHYALARMEQMGFLKCLITQNVDNLHQRAGSVEVVEFHGNLLRAACMKCRALEPIGRVEDRLAQGEEEAPRCVKCGGLLKPDAVFFGEAIPSRALMVSQVQTQKCDLLLVVGTSLQVFPAAQIPLTVKLKNPPATVVEINREPSAMHEQVTDILLLGSAGEILTKVMDCLDGNHSASPVSSKWGQI; from the coding sequence ATGGAAGCCCTTATTGCCCAGACAGCGGAGAAGCTCGCCAAGGCAAAAAATGCAGTGGCGCTTACCGGAGCCGGAGTCAGCACAGAGTCAGGCATACCTGATTTCAGAAGTCCCGGAGGGCTCTGGACAAAAATCGATCCCGGAGAGTTTTCCATAGATCGTTTCCTGCAAAACCCTTCCCGCTTCTGGCGCCTTCACCTTGAGTTGAAAATGTCCGGGGACTTCGATATGGCCTCGGCAGAGCCCAATCCGGCCCACTATGCCCTGGCGCGAATGGAGCAGATGGGCTTTCTCAAGTGCCTCATCACTCAAAATGTGGATAACCTCCACCAAAGGGCCGGCTCGGTGGAAGTCGTGGAATTCCACGGCAACCTGCTGAGGGCGGCATGCATGAAATGCAGGGCCCTGGAGCCGATCGGCCGGGTGGAAGATCGACTGGCCCAGGGTGAGGAAGAAGCCCCTCGGTGCGTAAAATGCGGCGGATTGCTCAAGCCTGATGCGGTTTTTTTCGGGGAAGCAATCCCTTCAAGGGCCCTGATGGTATCTCAGGTCCAAACCCAAAAATGCGATCTGCTTCTCGTGGTAGGCACATCCCTCCAAGTGTTCCCCGCGGCTCAGATTCCCCTGACCGTGAAACTGAAAAACCCGCCTGCAACAGTCGTGGAGATTAACCGTGAACCTTCCGCCATGCACGAACAGGTCACTGATATCCTACTGCTTGGAAGCGCAGGCGAAATCCTCACAAAGGTTATGGACTGCCTGGACGGGAACCATTCAGCCAGCCCGGTTTCGTCCAAATGGGGCCAGATCTGA
- a CDS encoding sigma-70 family RNA polymerase sigma factor, with translation MCAKKEQDNLVIAKVIAGDYDAFEELVERYQGRIYRHLRKMVGDGQVAEDLLQETFLSAYKGLKGFAGASSFSTWLFRIATNAALMYLRKSRPDSVEYDDDIKPRTDLPFFPASAEFCNTPLDILLSDEGRRKIEEAIDGLPVLYRSVMVLRDVEGFSLEEVSKIMDSSVAAVKSRLHRARNSVRETLSAYYMEKDLASSRRIAKSK, from the coding sequence ATGTGCGCCAAAAAGGAACAGGACAATTTAGTAATAGCAAAAGTGATCGCCGGGGATTATGACGCCTTCGAGGAACTTGTTGAAAGATATCAAGGTAGGATCTACAGACATTTAAGGAAGATGGTCGGTGACGGCCAGGTGGCCGAGGACCTGTTGCAGGAAACTTTCTTAAGTGCCTACAAAGGACTGAAGGGATTTGCCGGAGCATCATCCTTTTCGACCTGGCTTTTCAGGATCGCCACCAATGCGGCTCTGATGTATCTGAGAAAGAGTCGTCCGGATAGCGTCGAGTACGACGATGACATCAAGCCCCGAACGGACCTGCCGTTTTTCCCTGCTTCAGCAGAGTTCTGCAACACCCCGCTCGATATCCTCTTGTCGGATGAGGGTCGAAGGAAGATCGAAGAGGCAATAGACGGACTACCCGTTCTGTATCGGTCGGTAATGGTTTTGAGGGACGTGGAAGGTTTTTCCCTTGAAGAAGTTTCCAAAATAATGGATTCTTCTGTGGCCGCGGTGAAGTCCCGTCTTCACAGGGCCAGGAATTCCGTTCGAGAGACTTTGTCAGCCTATTACATGGAAAAAGATCTGGCATCGAGCCGGAGAATTGCTAAATCGAAATGA
- a CDS encoding zf-HC2 domain-containing protein yields MKKCREFCDQFSDYMEGELSESECKLIEEHLAACSPCALEYKSLKSAVEVCSKGISDDMPEEVRDRLKAFLKQRCKNLHP; encoded by the coding sequence ATGAAGAAGTGCAGAGAATTTTGCGATCAGTTTTCCGACTATATGGAAGGAGAACTGAGCGAAAGCGAGTGCAAGCTTATTGAAGAGCATCTGGCTGCTTGCTCCCCTTGCGCGCTCGAATACAAATCCCTCAAGAGTGCCGTTGAGGTCTGCTCCAAGGGGATTTCGGACGATATGCCCGAAGAAGTCCGTGATAGATTAAAGGCGTTCTTGAAACAGCGCTGCAAAAATCTCCACCCTTAA
- the trxA gene encoding thioredoxin, producing MSENENLLHVGDGDFESQILQSDVPALVDFWAAWCGPCRTVGPVVEELAAEYEGKIKVAKLNVDENKQTPAKYGVRGIPTLMLFKDGQVVDQIVGAVPKSRIKELLDKV from the coding sequence ATGTCTGAAAATGAAAACCTTTTGCATGTCGGTGACGGCGATTTTGAGTCGCAGATCCTTCAATCGGACGTGCCGGCGCTTGTAGATTTCTGGGCCGCGTGGTGCGGACCCTGCAGGACCGTTGGCCCCGTGGTGGAAGAGTTGGCGGCCGAATATGAAGGAAAGATCAAAGTTGCCAAACTCAATGTGGACGAGAATAAACAGACTCCGGCAAAGTACGGTGTGAGGGGAATACCCACTCTGATGCTGTTCAAGGACGGCCAGGTAGTAGATCAGATCGTGGGAGCGGTTCCCAAGAGCCGCATCAAGGAATTGCTCGACAAGGTCTGA
- the trxB gene encoding thioredoxin-disulfide reductase — protein sequence MQRELVILGGGPAGLTAGIYASRARIPALLLEKGIPGGQMTATEVVDNYPGFEEPVLGVELARRMESHAKKFGLEIVQQDVRLIVPTKQGFVIESESGESNNCRALILATGASPVKLGIPGEVKLAGRGVSYCAVCDGPFFADLEVAVVGGGDSAVEEAVYLTRFASRVHIIHRRDQLRAVKEIQEKAFANPNITVQWNSVPVAVLGDAEVKGLKICSVIDGAEKVLPVGGVFFYVGLHPNTQGFQDVVETDDRGFIVTDRNMVSSRPGVFAAGDVRSKNLRQISTAVGDGALAAFSAQQYLESL from the coding sequence ATGCAGCGCGAACTTGTCATTTTGGGAGGGGGGCCTGCGGGCCTTACCGCGGGAATTTATGCATCCCGGGCGAGGATACCTGCGCTTCTCCTGGAAAAAGGAATTCCCGGAGGCCAGATGACCGCCACCGAGGTGGTGGACAATTACCCCGGCTTCGAAGAGCCTGTCTTGGGCGTCGAACTTGCCCGAAGGATGGAATCCCACGCGAAGAAGTTTGGGCTGGAAATTGTTCAACAAGATGTCAGGCTTATCGTACCCACCAAACAGGGTTTTGTGATTGAAAGTGAATCCGGTGAGTCAAATAATTGTCGTGCGCTGATTCTTGCCACGGGAGCATCCCCCGTGAAGTTGGGTATCCCTGGTGAAGTGAAGTTGGCAGGACGTGGGGTCAGCTATTGTGCAGTATGCGATGGACCTTTTTTCGCGGACCTGGAGGTTGCCGTGGTAGGCGGGGGAGATTCCGCTGTGGAAGAGGCCGTCTATTTGACGAGGTTTGCCTCGCGGGTTCATATAATCCATAGGCGAGATCAATTACGCGCGGTGAAAGAGATCCAGGAAAAAGCCTTTGCCAATCCTAACATAACAGTCCAGTGGAACTCTGTTCCCGTTGCGGTATTGGGCGACGCGGAGGTTAAGGGTCTGAAGATTTGCTCCGTGATTGACGGGGCGGAAAAGGTCCTCCCTGTGGGAGGTGTCTTTTTCTACGTGGGACTACACCCCAACACTCAGGGCTTTCAAGATGTGGTGGAGACCGACGATAGGGGGTTCATCGTCACCGACAGGAATATGGTGTCTTCGCGTCCCGGAGTCTTCGCAGCAGGAGATGTAAGATCCAAGAACCTGCGCCAGATTTCCACAGCAGTGGGCGATGGCGCTTTGGCCGCTTTCAGCGCTCAACAGTACTTGGAAAGCCTTTAA
- a CDS encoding membrane lipoprotein lipid attachment site-containing protein has protein sequence MKKWLLVAIALLMLSGCSWSKVWKWVDDMEWERDDQTIRIVDFLIR, from the coding sequence ATGAAGAAATGGCTACTGGTTGCAATCGCGCTCCTGATGCTTTCGGGTTGCTCTTGGAGCAAGGTTTGGAAGTGGGTCGATGACATGGAATGGGAACGCGATGATCAGACAATCCGAATAGTCGATTTCCTCATAAGGTAG
- the hisI gene encoding phosphoribosyl-AMP cyclohydrolase, with the protein MGSSEPVVKPEVDFEKSGGLVPAIAQDVRTGKVLMMAYMNREALETTLREGRACYWSRSRKELWRKGDTSGDIQVVKEVLVDCDEDTILLLVEQRGKGACHTRRWSCFFRRITPEGDFQDIDD; encoded by the coding sequence ATGGGGTCCTCGGAGCCGGTCGTGAAACCGGAAGTGGATTTTGAGAAGAGCGGTGGGCTTGTGCCGGCCATTGCCCAGGACGTTCGCACCGGCAAGGTCCTCATGATGGCCTATATGAACCGGGAAGCCCTGGAGACCACCCTTCGAGAAGGGAGGGCCTGTTACTGGAGCCGTTCCAGAAAAGAACTGTGGCGCAAAGGCGACACCTCGGGCGACATACAGGTAGTGAAGGAAGTTCTGGTGGACTGCGATGAAGACACCATCCTGCTGCTGGTAGAACAGCGCGGAAAGGGCGCATGCCACACTCGAAGGTGGAGTTGCTTTTTCCGACGCATAACCCCCGAAGGAGACTTTCAAGACATAGATGACTAA
- a CDS encoding ATP phosphoribosyltransferase, which translates to MTKDALKLVIPKGSLEQATVDLFRRAGWNITISPRSYFPSVDDDEIIMARLRAQEISRYVEAGTFDAGLTGKDWILENGSDVKIIDDLVYSKVSQAPARWVLAVDAESDYKVPEDLAGKRIATELVAYTKRFFAERGIPVEVEFSWGSTEAKVNEGVVDAIVDVTETGSTLRANGLRIIHTLLTTNTQFIANRAAYEHPFKREKIDQIHLLLQAALEARKMVGLKMNVPKELVDQVVGLLPSLNAPTVAGLYKSDWFAVESVVSEEVVRSLIPKLLKAGATGIIEYALNKVV; encoded by the coding sequence ATGACTAAGGACGCACTCAAGCTTGTAATCCCTAAAGGAAGCCTCGAACAGGCTACTGTCGATCTTTTTCGCAGGGCCGGGTGGAACATCACTATTTCACCCCGCAGCTACTTCCCCAGCGTGGACGACGATGAGATCATAATGGCCCGCCTCAGGGCCCAAGAGATTTCACGGTATGTTGAGGCCGGGACATTCGACGCGGGCCTTACCGGGAAGGACTGGATTCTGGAGAACGGCTCGGACGTGAAGATTATTGACGATCTGGTCTATTCAAAGGTCTCACAGGCCCCTGCGCGTTGGGTGTTGGCCGTGGACGCGGAGTCGGACTATAAGGTGCCGGAGGATCTTGCAGGCAAGCGTATTGCCACGGAACTGGTCGCGTACACCAAGAGATTCTTCGCGGAGCGCGGGATTCCCGTGGAAGTGGAATTCTCATGGGGCAGCACCGAGGCTAAGGTCAATGAAGGAGTGGTGGACGCTATTGTGGACGTGACCGAGACCGGTAGCACCCTCAGGGCCAATGGCCTGCGAATCATCCATACCTTGCTGACGACCAACACGCAGTTCATAGCAAACAGAGCAGCGTACGAGCACCCTTTCAAGAGAGAGAAGATCGACCAGATACACCTCTTGCTTCAGGCAGCCCTGGAGGCTCGCAAGATGGTGGGACTCAAAATGAACGTTCCGAAGGAGTTAGTCGATCAGGTGGTGGGTTTGCTCCCCTCCTTGAACGCCCCCACCGTAGCGGGATTGTACAAGTCGGACTGGTTCGCCGTTGAGTCGGTGGTTTCTGAGGAGGTTGTTCGCTCACTCATACCGAAATTGCTCAAGGCCGGTGCTACAGGCATAATCGAGTATGCTCTTAACAAGGTTGTTTAA
- a CDS encoding sigma-54-dependent Fis family transcriptional regulator encodes MRLGASDYLTKPFEPDELLLSVSNALRERLKDEEISLLRKSVRRSYLGDATLGASGSLEPDFSSEAIRRALAKARNAAATDTIVLLLGESGSGKDYLARYIHDHSRRSDGPFFTVNCAAVSTDLSESELFGHEPGAFTGARGRKRGLLELAQGGTLLLNEVGDLSPVLQAKLLTFLDTRSFTRVGGEASISVNARLIAATNKPLDQEVAEGRFREDLYYRLNVFAITVPPLRERTEDIPVLVRQIQSRLAAEMGLSVSPSQIDQGVLDVLMGHSWPGNVRELSNLLERALILSHDGRIRLSSLDFATSSEDWSVTVRFPKDRSIHEVSDSIKRSLIMEALRRAAGNKQSAARLLKISRHALAHQMKSLGMSERKALQRPALLRDFHS; translated from the coding sequence ATGCGGCTGGGTGCAAGCGACTATCTTACCAAACCCTTCGAGCCCGATGAGCTTTTGCTCTCGGTATCCAACGCGCTGCGCGAGCGACTTAAGGATGAAGAGATCAGCCTGCTGCGGAAGTCGGTTCGGCGGTCCTACTTGGGAGATGCTACCCTGGGGGCTTCGGGATCTTTGGAACCGGATTTTTCATCGGAGGCCATACGGCGGGCATTGGCCAAAGCAAGAAATGCCGCCGCAACAGATACCATTGTCCTGCTACTGGGTGAAAGCGGAAGCGGGAAGGATTACCTGGCTCGTTACATTCACGACCACTCAAGGCGCTCCGATGGCCCTTTTTTCACTGTAAACTGTGCGGCCGTTTCTACTGATTTGTCGGAGTCCGAGTTGTTCGGGCATGAGCCCGGCGCGTTTACCGGCGCTCGCGGCAGAAAGCGGGGGCTCCTGGAACTGGCGCAAGGAGGAACTCTACTCCTGAACGAAGTGGGCGACCTTTCCCCGGTTTTGCAGGCGAAACTACTCACCTTTCTGGACACACGCTCCTTCACACGGGTAGGAGGTGAGGCCTCTATTTCAGTCAACGCGCGCCTCATTGCCGCTACCAATAAACCCCTGGACCAAGAGGTCGCTGAAGGCCGTTTCCGTGAAGACCTGTATTACCGCCTCAATGTGTTTGCCATCACCGTTCCTCCATTGCGCGAGAGAACGGAAGACATCCCGGTTCTCGTCCGCCAGATTCAGTCCAGACTTGCCGCGGAAATGGGGCTTTCGGTCTCTCCTTCTCAAATAGATCAAGGGGTCTTGGATGTGCTCATGGGCCACTCCTGGCCCGGAAATGTTCGAGAGCTGAGCAACTTGCTGGAGAGGGCATTGATACTTTCCCATGACGGCCGAATACGGCTTTCATCTCTGGATTTTGCCACGAGTTCGGAAGACTGGTCCGTGACTGTGAGGTTTCCGAAGGATCGTTCAATTCACGAGGTTTCTGACAGTATCAAGCGTTCGCTAATCATGGAGGCTTTGCGACGCGCTGCCGGGAACAAGCAGAGCGCTGCACGCCTTCTAAAGATCTCGCGTCATGCCTTAGCCCACCAGATGAAATCTCTGGGGATGAGTGAGCGAAAAGCGCTCCAACGCCCTGCCCTCCTGCGTGATTTTCACTCGTGA
- a CDS encoding substrate-binding domain-containing protein: MKAGLIALVLAFNGLTWIGVHANQGEATRDGTYEPIVRLMDRHRVDSSEASLGKRARDDGNHEAIRSLLDRQCEVAMTSRKMRREEIREADHRGMEIKETIVERVGIAVGVNPANPINELTVDQVRRVFTGKCKMWNEVGGRDEPILPVVMGKQSVDMMEYFAHTFLKTPAAQMSAEKKPLSELSNAVTLLRFEETGFEPPVKLLAIKKDERSVAILPSKETVNCGTYPFVQPLYLYIDWKKATDAARAFFNFYSSRVARPSCK, translated from the coding sequence ATGAAAGCTGGCCTGATTGCACTGGTACTGGCCTTCAATGGCCTAACATGGATTGGAGTCCATGCCAACCAGGGGGAAGCGACGAGAGATGGGACATATGAACCCATCGTTCGACTGATGGACCGGCACCGTGTTGACTCGTCAGAGGCCAGCCTAGGAAAACGAGCCCGCGACGATGGTAACCATGAGGCCATCCGGTCTCTGTTGGATAGGCAATGTGAAGTGGCTATGACATCTCGAAAGATGCGAAGAGAAGAAATCAGAGAGGCTGACCACAGGGGTATGGAAATCAAGGAGACGATTGTCGAGCGAGTCGGAATCGCCGTCGGGGTTAATCCTGCAAATCCTATCAATGAACTCACCGTAGACCAGGTAAGAAGAGTTTTCACGGGTAAATGTAAGATGTGGAATGAGGTCGGCGGTCGGGATGAACCTATTTTGCCGGTTGTAATGGGCAAGCAGTCGGTAGATATGATGGAATACTTTGCCCACACCTTTCTTAAGACCCCTGCGGCCCAAATGTCGGCTGAGAAGAAACCATTATCGGAGCTATCGAATGCCGTGACACTTTTGCGATTTGAAGAAACAGGCTTTGAACCACCGGTAAAATTGCTGGCAATTAAAAAGGATGAACGGTCGGTAGCGATCTTGCCGTCCAAAGAAACGGTGAACTGTGGGACCTATCCGTTTGTTCAGCCGCTGTACCTATATATAGACTGGAAGAAAGCCACGGATGCGGCAAGAGCTTTTTTCAACTTTTATTCGAGTCGGGTTGCCCGTCCGTCCTGCAAATAG
- a CDS encoding substrate-binding domain-containing protein → MNKTRVVVTTILTVFWICCVTFIPEALAQEKKVIRIGGAGLLSDVVQTYADAYVKEAPSCSFVVTGGTTGLGFQRLTDGELDIAMVTRKITAEETKKTESMAVTLQSRFIGHIGLAVITNIKNPVTELTMEQLAKIFRGDVVNWAEVGGPNEPVRVTVRAVPETGAGVLFQEKVLHGAPYAKDSMVMSSYNTTVTVCSRSYGIGYIPTTTVFFEKLDERGVKLIKIKKDANSAPYQLAGGVSKETSYPISIPFLMYWNSRSDNSCIQGLLGFAEKEAQ, encoded by the coding sequence ATGAACAAAACAAGAGTGGTGGTCACGACAATTCTTACCGTCTTTTGGATTTGTTGCGTGACTTTTATTCCGGAAGCCCTGGCGCAGGAAAAGAAAGTGATCCGAATTGGTGGGGCCGGTTTGTTATCAGACGTGGTTCAAACTTATGCGGATGCGTACGTGAAGGAAGCGCCTAGCTGTTCATTTGTCGTCACCGGTGGCACCACGGGGCTCGGCTTCCAGAGGCTTACAGACGGGGAATTGGACATAGCTATGGTCACCAGGAAGATAACTGCGGAAGAAACCAAGAAGACCGAATCGATGGCTGTGACCCTGCAATCGAGGTTTATCGGCCACATAGGCCTTGCGGTCATCACGAATATCAAGAACCCCGTAACCGAGCTGACTATGGAACAGTTGGCAAAAATATTCAGAGGCGACGTCGTCAATTGGGCTGAAGTCGGCGGCCCGAATGAACCTGTCAGAGTTACTGTTCGAGCGGTTCCGGAAACGGGAGCAGGTGTGTTGTTTCAAGAGAAGGTGCTCCATGGGGCTCCTTACGCGAAAGACAGCATGGTGATGAGTTCTTACAACACCACTGTCACCGTCTGCAGCAGATCTTACGGGATTGGCTACATCCCCACCACGACGGTTTTTTTCGAGAAATTGGATGAGAGAGGCGTCAAGCTAATAAAAATAAAGAAAGACGCAAATTCCGCGCCCTATCAGTTGGCCGGCGGAGTTTCAAAGGAAACGTCTTATCCTATTTCCATACCGTTTCTCATGTATTGGAACTCAAGGTCGGATAATTCGTGTATCCAGGGGTTATTAGGTTTTGCAGAAAAGGAGGCCCAGTAG